A stretch of DNA from Temnothorax longispinosus isolate EJ_2023e chromosome 2, Tlon_JGU_v1, whole genome shotgun sequence:
AAATTGGCCATGGATAAGCGGTTTATGGATAAAGCCAGAGAAACTCGCGGCGGCTGGGTTTTATTATACTGGAGAGAGCGACAAGGTGAAATGTTTCGAATGTCCAATAGAAATATATGGCAAATGGCAGGTGGATGACAATCCGATGGCCTATCATCAACAATGGTCTGGGGAGTGTCGGTTTATTCGTAATATTCCGTGCGGCAACGTGCCGATCGGTACAGATCCTAACACGATTCCGGCATTTGTGcctgacgacgacgatgtAATTGAAAGTGGAATATATAACGAGGCTTTCTTGATTTGTAAATTGAAAGGGATGGCCTCAAGACCGAAGCGTCCCGAAAGTGACAGTCGTGAGGCGAGAATAGCGATAGCGATGGCCTTAAGACCGAAGCATCCCGAATATGCCAGTTATGCTGTGAGATTAGTCTCGTTCGACCGATGGCCTAAAGGAATGTCGCAAACTAAAAAGACACTAGCAACTGCCGGTTTCTATTACACGGGAAGTGGCGATCAAACATTGTGCTATTACTGTGGTGGAGAATTAAGAAATTGGGAGCTAGAAGATAATCCCTGGGTAGAGCACGCTAACTGGTTCTTATTTTgtccttatatatatttaattaaagggACGGAATTTGTAAGCAGCATTTCTGGGAGAACGGGTATCCGAGCAGTGagtatttaacaaaatatattgttattagaattgtacaatttatatatttaatgaatattcccgtctatttaaaaaataatgaaataattgtgttgaatataataacattaattttaagttatttatttatttatttttttaggaaaacatattatctgaaattaataaattaaacgagaaaattgagaaaaatattgatgcTGAGAGTATTGCTAGCGGAAGCTCTCAAAACTCGATCTATTCTGAAGAAACTAATATCGCAGAAGTAAATGCCGCATCAGGAGAAGCTAGCAGCGAACAACAATCTGTCCAAGGTGACAAGCGATGCGACATGGAACCATGCAAAATTTGCTACAGTAGAGAAGTACGGATCTTATTCATGCTGTGCGGATATTTATTGGCGTGTGCGGAGTgtgcgaaaaatatgaaaatatgcgGCGTAATAATCATGTCATAAAGCCTGTTGAACGTACTATACAAGTGTAAATCTTAGTGTCTTTATCCATGTGATAAATAATCCGCGGATTCggctataaaattttttatttatcaccaTTATAAAgactgataaaaaattaaaaaaaagactgaTAAAAGATtccgtgtgtatatgtatgtacgctACGCGTCAACGAGCTGTCTTTTCCTGAGATAAAGGGGGAACATAGAAGCCTAGAGACGCTGTTGGTTACTTCTATTAAAATCACTAGAACTATAGTGTTTCCCCCCTTACCTCAGGAAAGAAATCGTTGACGGGCAgtgtacacatacacacgtacagGGGATGGACAAAATAATGGTGAACATATACGAACTGGGAAATACACTACAAAATGTTcacgttattttatcaatcctttgtatataatactttcgtaatctttttaaacgtaaataactttatatattagaCCAGTATAGAAATTgcatgtttaaaatattaatttaaatattaaattaaaaacaaatataaaaataacacgttttatattttcatcatcGTGAATGTATTCAAAATGAGACATTTAAAGTGTTACGATtatttctaaaagtaagagttATAGCAAAAAGTGTTTCGGATGAGAATATTGGTTTGGAAGGagataaataactataaaatcacatcaaattgaattttgttactttatttttaaaagctttatgtaatttgcaatatacagtgacatattttttaaacagcaATTATATATGCtggatattgaattaaatattaattaaatgataatgtatttattgtttatatcgTTTGTTAAGTATACATTGAgtaaaatttttgacaaattgttattatatttaaatttaagtatctattgatatttatttcttctttgcaGGTTCACAAGGGCATCCTTACAAACATTAAGAAAATGACTGAATGCGTCGAACACTACGCGATTCCTCAATGTCGTTTGCCACCCAGTTCACCAATAAAATCTCACTTATTTTTCGACGAAACGTATGCCGATTATCGATTTGAGTCCACCCGGTTggaaagtttcaaaaattggCCATGGACAGGCGGTTTATGGATAAAGCCAGAGAAACTCGCGGCGGCTGGGTTTTATTATACTGGAGAGAGCGACAAGGTGAAATGTTTCGAATGTCCAATAGAAATATATGGCATATGGCAGATGGATGACAATCCGATGGCCTATCATCAACAATGGTCTGGGGAGTGTcggtttattaataatattccgtGCGGCAACGTGCCGATCGGTACAGATCTTAACACGATTCCGGCATTTGTACCTAAAGGAGTGGGTGTATGTGGAATATATAACAAGGCTTACTTTGAAGAAAGAGTGATTTGTAAATTGAAAGGGATGGCCTCAAGACCGAAATATGTCAGTATTGCTGCGAGAATAGCGAGAGGGATGGCCTCAGGACCGAAGCATCCCGAATATGTCAGTTATGCTGCGAGATTAGCCTCGTTCGACAGATGGCCTAAAGTAGTGTCGCAAACTAAAGAGACACTGGCAACTGCTGGTTTCTATTACACGGGAAGTGGCGATCAAACATTGTGCTATTACTGTGGTGGAGAATTAAGGGATTGGGAGCCAGAAGATGATCCGTGGGTAAAGCACGCTAAGAGGTTCGAATATTGTCCTTATCTGATTTTAACTAAAGGGACGGAATTTGTAAGCAGCATTGCCGGGAGAACGGATATCGAAGCAGTGagtatttaacaaaatatattgttattagaattgtacaatttgtatattcgtaataaatattcccatctatttaaaaaataatgaaataattgtgttgaatataataacattaattttaagttatttattttttttttttttaggatagCATATTATtggcaattaataaattcgagAATATTGAGAAATTCTATTCTGAAGAAACTAATACTGCAGAAGTAAGTGCCGTATCAGGAGAGGCTAGCAGCGAAGAACAACTTGTCCAAGGTTTGGTCAAGCCACGCGACGAGGATGAAATATCATGCAAAATTTGCCACAGTAGAGAAGTACGGATCTTATTTATGCCGTGCAGACATTTATTGGCGTGTGCGGAGTGtgcaaaaaatatgaaaatatgcgGCGTATGTCGTAAGCCTGTTGAACGTACTGTACAAGCGCGGattctgtataattatttctaaaatcgCCCATAGACGTATTTAACAGACTGAGCATTTCCATTGGAGAACTGACAAGATCTGAAAGACAAAAGATATGTTTGCTGAGATTGTTTCTCCATTTTTCCTTCTTCCCAAAAGgttagaaaaagaaagcgtCTCAGCAAGCATATCTTCTGTCCTTCAAATCTTGCTAAAAGCTCTACAATGGCAATGCTAGTCTACTATATACGTTTATGTGATCGCCAACCGTTTCGATCCGTATTGAATCTTCTTTAGTGGCAAATTGAGAAGAGCAATGTAtgttaatacaaatatttctgtGTCGAATATTTGTGGGCTGGCTTTATTAGCctttctattataaattaatgacgAAATTTAGTTTAATCAACCTGTTGTTttcctaatttttattgtaatctATCAGACATGCTTCGTTgtagtttatacatatattatataataaacaaatgataccaagattaaatatttttcgtaatcaGTTTTAGCTCATCTATTTTAAGGCAACAAATCTACTTGCAAGTTTTGAGACGGCGTGactgatgaatatttttatagcgtAATTTATTGTCGTAATTCGACATGAGATACAATTCTACGCCGCCGCATCGAGCCGCCGCGTCGGCGGCGCGGAGCGGTGAAACGTGATTGGCCAGATCCGGGGGCTCGACTCACGAGCCAATCGCGTTCGAGGTCTCTCACTACTGTGAGGCGGCTCGGGTGGCTGGCCTGGCGGTGGCCAGCGGTGGCAGCCAGTACCTCTATGAAGTTGgccggacaacttcaacgtatcgaactttcattaattggaatcgattggtggtcgtttggtggtctttggtagtttagtccgatcgtttggtggttagtcgttttcctgtaaaataaaaatgaaatttccggtgtgaagttagccggacaatttttatttttcaaccaatttaactttttatagctcattcgacgcgaaatcgtttggtggtcacgaatatcaccggtaaaacgtttggtggtcaaccgttttcccagaaaatagaaaaaaactgTATGCGCTTAATGCCGGACATATCACCTCTGTGTCATTAGTCggaacaattgtatttatcatccaaattgactttgatagggctcaatcgacgcggaatcgtttggtggtcacgaatataatcagtaaaacgtttggtggtcaatcgttttcctaagaaatagataaaaccgtactctcacgccattggtcgtatgacttcgtgacgttagctcggtaatttgatggataaacattatttatcaatcaaattgacttccatacggctcaatcgacgcggaatcgtttggtggtcacgaatataatcagtaaaatgtttggtggtcaaccgttttcccagaaaaaaggaaaaaccgtatgctcacgccattggtcgtatgactttgtgctattagtcagaaaaattgtatttggcacccaaattgactttgatagggctcaatcgacgcggaatcgtttggtagtcacgaatattgtcattaaaacgtttggtggtcaaccgtttttctaagaaatagaaaaaaccgtactctcacgccattggtcgcatgactccgtgacgttagctcggtaatttgatggataaacattatttatcaatcaaattgacttccatacggctcaatcgacgcggaatcgtttggtggtcacgaatataatcagtaaaatgtttggtggtcaaccgttttcccagaaaaaaggaaaaaccgtatgctcacgccattggtcgtatgactctgtgctattagtcagaaaaattgtatttgtcactcaaattgactttgatagggctcaatcaacgcggaatcgtttggtggtcacgaatatcgtcattaaaacgtttggtggtcaatcgttttcctaagaaatagataaaaccgtactctcacgccattggtcgtatgacttcGTGACGTTgcagagtcatacgaccaatggcgtgagcatacggtttttccttttttctgggaaaacggttgaccaccaaacgttttactgattatattcgtgaccaccaaacgattccgcgtcgattgagccgtatggaagtcaatttgattgataaataatgtttattcatcaaattaccgagctaacgtcacggagtcatgcgaccaatggcgtgagagtacggttttttctatttcttaggaaaacgattgaccaccaaacgttttaatgacgatattcgtgaccaccaaacgattccgcgtcgattgagccctatcaaagtcaatttgggtgataaatacaattgttccGACTAATGACACAGAGGTGATATGTCcggcattatgcgcatacggtttttcctattttctgagaaaacggttgaccaccaaacgttttactgattatattcgtgaccaccaaacgattccgcgtcgattgagccgtatgaaagtcaatttgattgataaataatgtttatccatcaaattaccgagctaacgtcacggagtcatgcgaccatgcaatggcgtgagagtacggttttttctatttcttagaaaaaacggttgaccaccaaacgttttaatgacaatattcgtgaccaccaaacgattccgcgtcgattgagccctatcaaagtcaatttgggtgccaaatacaatttttctgactaatagcacaaagtcatacgaccaatggcgtgagcatacggtttttccttttttctgggaaaacggttgaccaccaaacattttactgattatattcgtgaccaccaaacgattccgcgtcgcttgagccgtatgaaagtcaatttgattgataaataatgtttattcatcaaattaccgagctaacgtcacggagtcatacgaccaatggcgtgagagtacggttttttctatttgttaggaaaaccattgaccaccaaacgttttaatgacgatattcgtgaccaccaaacgattccgcgtcgattgagccctatcaaagtcaatttgggtgataaatacaattgttccgactacggcattatgcgcatacggttttttctattttttgggaaaacggttgaccaccaaacgttttaccggtgatattcgtgaccaccaaacgattccgcgtcgaatgagctataaaaaagttaaattggttgaaaaataaaaattgtccggctaacttcacaccggaaatttcatttttattttacaggaaaacgactaaccaccaaacgatcggactagactaccaaagaccaccaaacgaccaccaatcgattccaattaatgaaagttcgatacgttgaagttgtccggcCAACTTCATAGAGGTGCAGCCAGTGGCAGCGCCGGCACTGCCATGATGTAATAAGATAGGTGTAACATTGCGCATAATGGTGGCCGCATGATCGGACAGCCAATAAGAAATTGGTCGCAAATGCAGCCGCGAAATTTGAATgtgagataaattatatatattaaaaatgtaaactataaaattaaaatctgttaAAATACAATGCAAAGCGCGGCGAATaatgaaatttgtaaaattattgttgcCTTCACCCGCGGCCGAGCCGGAGGTTAAGACCGCCTGCCTTATCTGGGAACGTCCGATAGATCGCGAAAATCCATTTATCcgaaattaagaaagagggtATCTTATGCTATATCAATGTCACGTTTGTCGGTGTCTCTTAATTTCTAAGAAACGTCATGAGTGATAAATTCGTTTACTTCCCCTGTATCGTTGGTAGTCGTAATTATACCATTGATGTG
This window harbors:
- the LOC139808743 gene encoding E3 ubiquitin-protein ligase XIAP-like isoform X1, translated to MFIMASLKKKFTKVTQRIKHYVIPQSRLPPSSPIKSHLSFDETYDAYRFDSTRLESFKEQYVQVDKPCNENVHKGILTNINNMTECVEHYAIPQCRLPPSSPIKFHLFFDETYEDYRFESTRLGSFKNWPWISGLWIKPEKLAAAGFYYTGESDKVKCFECPIEIYGKWQVDDNPMAYHQQWSGECRFIRNIPCGNVPIGTDPNTIPAFVPDDDDVIESGIYNEAFLICKLKGMASRPKRPESDSREARIAIAMALRPKHPEYASYAVRLVSFDRWPKGMSQTKKTLATAGFYYTGSGDQTLCYYCGGELRNWELEDNPWVEHANWFLFCPYIYLIKGTEFVSSISGRTGIRAENILSEINKLNEKIEKNIDAESIASGSSQNSIYSEETNIAEVNAASGEASSEQQSVQGDKRCDMEPCKICYSREVHKGILTNIKKMTECVEHYAIPQCRLPPSSPIKSHLFFDETYADYRFESTRLESFKNWPWTGGLWIKPEKLAAAGFYYTGESDKVKCFECPIEIYGIWQMDDNPMAYHQQWSGECRFINNIPCGNVPIGTDLNTIPAFVPKGVGVCGIYNKAYFEERVICKLKGMASRPKYVSIAARIARGMASGPKHPEYVSYAARLASFDRWPKVVSQTKETLATAGFYYTGSGDQTLCYYCGGELRDWEPEDDPWVKHAKRFEYCPYLILTKGTEFVSSIAGRTDIEADSILLAINKFENIEKFYSEETNTAEVSAVSGEASSEEQLVQGLVKPRDEDEISCKICHSREVRILFMPCRHLLACAECAKNMKICGVCRKPVERTVQARILYNYF
- the LOC139808743 gene encoding E3 ubiquitin-protein ligase XIAP-like isoform X2, with product MASLKKKFTKVTQRIKHYVIPQSRLPPSSPIKSHLSFDETYDAYRFDSTRLESFKEQYVQVDKPCNENVHKGILTNINNMTECVEHYAIPQCRLPPSSPIKFHLFFDETYEDYRFESTRLGSFKNWPWISGLWIKPEKLAAAGFYYTGESDKVKCFECPIEIYGKWQVDDNPMAYHQQWSGECRFIRNIPCGNVPIGTDPNTIPAFVPDDDDVIESGIYNEAFLICKLKGMASRPKRPESDSREARIAIAMALRPKHPEYASYAVRLVSFDRWPKGMSQTKKTLATAGFYYTGSGDQTLCYYCGGELRNWELEDNPWVEHANWFLFCPYIYLIKGTEFVSSISGRTGIRAENILSEINKLNEKIEKNIDAESIASGSSQNSIYSEETNIAEVNAASGEASSEQQSVQGDKRCDMEPCKICYSREVHKGILTNIKKMTECVEHYAIPQCRLPPSSPIKSHLFFDETYADYRFESTRLESFKNWPWTGGLWIKPEKLAAAGFYYTGESDKVKCFECPIEIYGIWQMDDNPMAYHQQWSGECRFINNIPCGNVPIGTDLNTIPAFVPKGVGVCGIYNKAYFEERVICKLKGMASRPKYVSIAARIARGMASGPKHPEYVSYAARLASFDRWPKVVSQTKETLATAGFYYTGSGDQTLCYYCGGELRDWEPEDDPWVKHAKRFEYCPYLILTKGTEFVSSIAGRTDIEADSILLAINKFENIEKFYSEETNTAEVSAVSGEASSEEQLVQGLVKPRDEDEISCKICHSREVRILFMPCRHLLACAECAKNMKICGVCRKPVERTVQARILYNYF